ACCTGTTGGGCGGGCAGCAGTGCTTCCACGATGATGAATTCCGTACCGGCCTGGGGGTCATGGCACCAGCGCCCCGCCAGCCAGCCGCCCACCTCGTTGTCCATGTCGCTGGCGGCATGCACGCGGATGGTCTTGAGCACATCTGGCGAGAAGAACACGGGCAGCGGCGGCCGGGCACTGTCTTCGCCGGCGGCCAGCCAGCGCTGGGCGCGTGCCAGCGGCAGGCGCGCCGACTCGGGCGCGTGCTTGGGGCGCTGGTGTCCAGCGGACTGCCCTGGGGGCTTGTGCGCAGGCTGCCCGCTTGCAGGTTTGGTGTCAGAGGTCTTTGTGCTCATAACGCGGCCTTGTGAGGTGCGTGCCTGAGGGGAAGCAGGCACGCACCCTTCGCAAAGCAGGCTCGTTAGCCCGCGGTGACGTCGGCAGTGATGATGAGACGGTCATCGGCCGGGACGCCCGCGGCTTCCAGGGTCTCATCCTCTTTGAGCTCGCGGCCCAGGGCCTTGCTGTCCAGGCGGTAGCCCATCGGGCGGCCATCGGGGCCGGTGGTGGGCAGCTCCAGCGTAGTGGCCAGCTCGGGAATGAGTTCCTTCACTTCCACATCGTTGGGTACTTCGGCGGTGCGGCTGCCCCCGGAGGGCAGTACTACGGTTACGGGAATGTCAGCCATGTCTCAGTCTCCTTTTGGTAGGCGGGTTA
The sequence above is drawn from the Anaerolineales bacterium genome and encodes:
- a CDS encoding EsaB/YukD family protein, giving the protein MADIPVTVVLPSGGSRTAEVPNDVEVKELIPELATTLELPTTGPDGRPMGYRLDSKALGRELKEDETLEAAGVPADDRLIITADVTAG